The following coding sequences are from one Arthrobacter crystallopoietes window:
- a CDS encoding D-2-hydroxyacid dehydrogenase: MEVPLKPRIIVVLAKDAPVRDDFALIEEVAVPVYVRTIEELRAARRDARVMLVWDLATTLIRDCGPGGLEWIQTNSIGVNAVATPEVAASKVLVTNTRGLFEQPMAEFVLASILLQAKDIRRSIENQRRGVWDKCSTLRLQGRRAAVIGVGGVGARIALLLRAVGMEVDIVGRTPRIDGGAVDGRALGPVRGIVELPQLLPEIDDLVLAAPLTDSTRGLIGAPELAAMRPHSHVVNVGRGPLLDEDALLAALQSRRIGAATLDVFETEPLKADHPFWEMENVIVSPHQSADFVGWQRAAVEMFVRNLRLWQQGEQLENVVDLRGFVLDGQVAHSTLG, encoded by the coding sequence ATGGAGGTTCCGTTGAAACCCCGAATAATTGTCGTCCTCGCGAAGGATGCCCCGGTTCGCGACGATTTTGCGCTCATCGAGGAGGTCGCGGTGCCTGTGTATGTGCGCACCATCGAAGAACTGCGCGCTGCACGGCGGGACGCCCGTGTGATGCTGGTGTGGGACCTCGCTACGACGCTGATCCGCGACTGCGGACCGGGTGGACTCGAATGGATTCAAACGAACAGCATCGGCGTAAATGCGGTCGCAACGCCCGAAGTTGCCGCTTCAAAAGTGCTCGTTACGAACACCCGTGGGCTCTTCGAGCAACCCATGGCGGAGTTCGTGCTCGCAAGCATCCTGCTGCAAGCGAAAGACATAAGACGCTCGATCGAGAACCAGCGAAGGGGGGTGTGGGATAAGTGCTCCACACTGCGGCTGCAGGGACGCAGAGCCGCCGTGATCGGTGTGGGCGGGGTAGGGGCACGCATCGCGCTGCTGCTCAGGGCCGTCGGTATGGAGGTCGACATCGTCGGCCGAACGCCACGCATCGACGGCGGGGCGGTGGACGGTCGCGCGCTCGGACCGGTGCGGGGCATCGTCGAACTGCCGCAGCTGCTGCCGGAAATCGACGACCTCGTCCTCGCGGCACCGCTCACCGACTCGACGCGCGGCCTCATCGGCGCTCCGGAGCTCGCAGCCATGCGGCCCCACTCCCACGTGGTGAACGTGGGTCGCGGACCGCTGCTCGATGAGGATGCCCTGCTCGCAGCACTGCAATCACGACGCATCGGAGCGGCCACGCTCGATGTCTTCGAAACCGAACCTCTCAAGGCGGATCATCCATTCTGGGAGATGGAGAACGTCATTGTGTCCCCGCACCAGTCGGCCGATTTCGTGGGCTGGCAGCGCGCAGCGGTCGAGATGTTCGTGCGCAACCTTCGTCTATGGCAGCAGGGGGAGCAGCTAGAGAACGTGGTGGATCTTAGGGGGTTCGTGCTCGACGGACAGGTAGCACACTCGACGTTAGGCTGA
- a CDS encoding Fis family transcriptional regulator, whose protein sequence is MSRPRKPEDPTRWPVPCSRCGQHHQTVARWPDGGVCGYCYQQAKRTRGICACGHEGVLPGLIDTQPACRRCSGIRLNVDCRTCGAEDELHSGGRCWTCVLGNVVDGLLTDPATGSIANDLIPLAAALKSMKRANSGLTWIRQKHVTAFLRNLAVAPAITHETFDGLPDSRTREYVRGLLIEHGVLPRRDELRMRYDNWATQALERVSDLQNREVIRRYIRWHHQRRMNHMDEVSRGTFLRAKQEVTVAIDLLNWLTGHGIKLPELQQSHLDVWQAEGPTTRRIAERFLKWAIKTKAAPAGLAILPHRRGTSPKLDKTGQDEALNKVLQLDGLDVRDRAAAILILVFGQQAENIARLTWDDVTITEDLVTIRLGTIQIALPDPLDLPWRELAENPGHNLTASHPSTNWVFRGIAPGRHIDPGHLTVRLSRLFSTRAARLGTLHELTKLAPVAIIADALGYSPVTIERHATDSAAAYAQYIAAARTSRRNAPHV, encoded by the coding sequence GTGAGTAGGCCCCGCAAGCCGGAGGACCCGACCCGCTGGCCGGTCCCCTGCTCCCGCTGCGGCCAACACCACCAAACCGTTGCACGGTGGCCCGACGGCGGCGTCTGCGGCTACTGCTACCAGCAAGCCAAACGCACCCGCGGCATCTGCGCCTGCGGACACGAAGGCGTCCTGCCCGGCCTCATCGACACCCAACCCGCGTGCCGTCGATGCTCGGGCATCCGACTCAACGTCGACTGCCGGACCTGCGGAGCCGAGGACGAACTTCACAGCGGCGGCCGCTGCTGGACCTGCGTCCTCGGCAATGTCGTAGATGGCCTGCTCACCGACCCGGCCACGGGATCCATCGCCAACGATCTGATCCCGCTGGCGGCGGCGCTGAAGTCGATGAAACGGGCCAACAGCGGCCTGACCTGGATCCGCCAAAAGCACGTAACAGCGTTCCTGCGAAACCTCGCAGTCGCACCCGCGATCACGCACGAAACCTTCGACGGACTGCCCGACTCACGCACCCGCGAATACGTCCGAGGACTCCTCATCGAGCACGGGGTGCTCCCCCGCCGCGACGAACTCCGGATGCGCTACGACAACTGGGCAACGCAAGCCCTCGAGCGCGTGAGTGACCTGCAGAACCGTGAAGTGATCCGCCGCTACATCCGCTGGCACCACCAACGACGGATGAACCACATGGACGAAGTCAGCCGCGGAACCTTCCTGCGCGCCAAACAAGAAGTCACCGTGGCCATCGACCTCCTCAACTGGCTCACCGGCCACGGCATCAAACTGCCCGAGCTGCAACAATCCCACCTCGACGTATGGCAAGCAGAAGGGCCAACAACCCGGCGCATCGCCGAGCGCTTCCTCAAATGGGCCATCAAAACCAAAGCCGCTCCGGCAGGTCTCGCCATCCTCCCGCACCGCCGCGGAACCAGTCCCAAACTCGACAAGACAGGACAGGACGAAGCGCTGAACAAGGTACTTCAACTGGACGGACTCGACGTACGGGACAGGGCCGCCGCCATCCTCATCCTCGTCTTCGGACAACAGGCCGAAAACATCGCTCGGCTGACTTGGGACGACGTGACCATCACCGAAGACCTGGTCACCATCCGGCTCGGGACAATCCAGATCGCACTGCCTGATCCGCTGGACCTGCCGTGGCGGGAACTCGCTGAGAATCCCGGCCACAACCTCACCGCCTCACACCCGAGCACTAATTGGGTATTCCGCGGAATCGCGCCCGGGCGCCACATCGACCCAGGTCACCTGACAGTGCGGCTCAGCAGACTATTCAGCACTCGGGCGGCACGGCTCGGAACTCTCCACGAACTCACCAAACTCGCGCCCGTGGCCATCATTGCCGATGCACTGGGCTACTCCCCGGTTACCATCGAACGCCATGCCACTGACTCGGCCGCCGCCTACGCCCAATACATCGCAGCAGCAAGAACCTCCCGGCGAAACGCGCCACATGTCTAA
- a CDS encoding Lrp/AsnC family transcriptional regulator: MPQSLSSLREILSDIGRDFEVTSEEFVVTHTYTSGQDWLPNTAKRDIDVEILSREVELSADERNILGMLLHDGRASFASLGAASDKSESTVRRIVETLFEQEIVSLRLLVEPQVLGFQAMFWALLDIEPSRLPEAASSLAENPATKTLFATAGSCNLIGQFVLPRHTDTYAFMTQVLGALPGARSAETLLESATYKRVWNLVKGDSYGEVAGPAWLFDGKSRDR, translated from the coding sequence GTGCCTCAGTCGCTCTCGTCGCTGCGCGAGATCCTCTCGGACATCGGCCGGGATTTCGAGGTCACCTCGGAGGAGTTTGTGGTTACGCACACCTACACCTCTGGCCAGGACTGGCTGCCCAACACCGCGAAACGTGACATCGACGTCGAAATACTCAGCCGGGAGGTCGAGCTCTCGGCCGACGAACGTAATATTCTCGGCATGCTCCTGCATGACGGGCGCGCGTCGTTCGCGTCGCTGGGAGCCGCGAGCGACAAATCCGAGAGCACTGTACGTCGTATCGTCGAGACCCTCTTTGAACAGGAGATCGTCTCGCTACGGCTGCTCGTCGAGCCACAGGTCCTGGGCTTCCAGGCGATGTTCTGGGCGCTCCTCGACATCGAGCCGTCGCGCCTGCCCGAGGCCGCGAGCAGTCTGGCTGAGAACCCCGCGACCAAGACCCTCTTCGCGACGGCGGGCAGCTGCAACCTCATCGGGCAGTTCGTGCTGCCCCGGCACACCGATACGTACGCATTTATGACCCAGGTGCTCGGCGCACTTCCCGGCGCCCGCAGCGCCGAGACGCTTCTCGAATCTGCTACTTATAAGCGCGTATGGAACCTCGTGAAGGGCGACAGCTATGGCGAGGTCGCGGGCCCTGCCTGGCTATTCGACGGGAAGTCACGAGACCGCTGA